The nucleotide window TAGTTACTAAATCTCATCACATCAATCAACAGCCTTATAGCATTGGTTGTTGTACAAACATCTCTCTCTATATGTATCAGTCTATCTATATTGACCGTGAAAATTAAGAGCACCCAACAAAATGTGATATTGTATGACTCTGCTCAGGTGCTCAACTTTCGAAACTCATGTTATCATCTAACTAGCACAAGGTTGAGAAACGCCTTTTACAGCACTGAGTTGGGTGAAATGCAGGTCCAAATTTTCTTAATTCCAAagttgtttgcctcaaaatcgtctcgtcCAAAATGAGGGCCGAGGGACTTGTGGTCTAGTTGTTCTTCTGGATTGTGTTGGTGTGCCAACTCACAGCCTATTGACCGAGTGAGGTTTTGATATGATTTGTGTgtgatctgacttctttcaagtgacTGTAGGTCGAGAAATGAACCATCTCGACTGCTGGGTTCTCTTGCCTTTGTTGCAAGGACTTTTGGCGTCCTCACCGATTTTGCTTCtctttttgattttttgatatagggtttagggttaacTGAGATTAACATTGTTAAGTTTAATATTTatcaattttatattttaataaaaaaaaataaacgtATGAACAGATAATCTATTCAACTATACCTCTTCCTCTTTTTCTATcgttcttcttctcctcctcctcctcctcctctctctctctctctctctctctacaactCTGCAACAAACCCAGCATCCTACATGGTCCTCTTTCTTGTCTATCgatattcttcttctcttctattATCTGTAAACCTCTGCACCCTTGTACAATTCTACAGTTCTACTATATCAACACTTAATTGAAAACTTTCATTGGAAGTgaaaaatttagggaatttaagTTCTGGgttagtttggttttgtttacAGAAGCATAGCATTGAGCTTGGATCATTTATCTGGGTGCATTAGGAGTTTGATTTCCGAGATTTGATCGTTATCTAGGTCCAAGCTCATTGATTTCCTTCTGTGACTAACACTGGTTTGAGTTTCAGATCTAGCCATCAAGTCCCTGAATTTCAGGCTCTGGCAAGTTTCAGAATCAACCCTGTGAATTTGGGTGTTTTATAAATTTGTTGTAGATGGGAGGCGTCAGGCATTAACTTGGTGTTAGTAAATAAATAATAGTTTTAGTTAACAGAGTTAAGTTGGTGTTAGTAATAAGGACAGGTGTCGTAATAATATTTTTGACAGAATTAGGACACAGAAATTGTCCTAAGAGTTACGGGCCGATTTACCAAAATTGGGTACAAACAAAAGTGATCTAAGAGTTTAATTTGCATCTGTCCGTTGTTCTCTTCACATTTTTGTGCGCCCATGCATACCTAAGCTAGGGTTTGATGCCTATTATGGAATAGAGGTCAGAGAGTAAGTAACCTGCATGTGTTCACTGCTCATCGCATAATCAGAGCACCCAGTAAAGGGTTCCTACGGCAACCCAATCCTAAAACCGAGAACCGATGAGGATGACTGATAACAGCCTCCACCCACAAAGTTGTTGGAAGAAGAAAGactacaagaaaagaaaagcattgGCGGCATGCGACCACTTTTTCAACAGCCGAAATAATGTTTGCTGATACAAATTTCTAGGAAAACAACATTCTTGAGATGAAAAAGTTCAGATCATCCATTGATGGTTGGCATTCCAACATCACCCGTAACTTCAGCACCAACATCATCAGTTACTGAAGAAGTTTAGAGGATTGATAAACAAGGAGTTCCAAAAGTAACATAAAACCAGCACAGAGCCAACTGCTCTCCACCAAGAGAAAATGAGCAAAATTCATGGGCTGCAAAGAAGTTAGCTGGGAACGTTCACCTCCCTCGGAGTACACTGATCAAAAGACTGACCATTCTTCACAAGTGACCGGGTAGGCTTCATTCCGCTTTATATATTAGAATCTTCTCCCAAAATCATTCCATCTTCCAAACCAGCACCTGGAAAAGAGACCCCCTGGCTTGAGAGCTATCGGATAAATGCTGCATGTGCACTATATGGCATGAGGGCCAATTCGCCAATTCACTTCTGACTAAAGTATCGGACCGGTAAAGCAGCAGGATCAAGTTCCCAGCAGCCTCTAAGGCTGCCACCTTTCTCTTCTGTTAGCCGGAAAGAAGGAATGCTATGAGAAAACCTGAGAAGCTCAACCTTGGGGATGGTCATAGTTTCAGCTGATCCTCCTTTAACTTCAACTTTAAAAACTGAGTTGAAGCCATCCACACGCCTTAAAATCAGTACCTTTCTTTGCAAACCATTGTCCTCGCACACTTCGACTATATCATAGTCACAGGTTGCCAAGCCAGAAGTCGAGATATCAGGAGTCCAGTTCTTATATAATGCCCAAACCTCCCCACTCTTGGGCAAGATATCAAATTCAGTTCTACTAACAGGAACTGCTTTGACTAGATGTGAAAAGGACATGGTAGAATCATAATCTTGGACTTGATTCCTTTTAACCTCAAATTTCCCACAAGAAATAGGCATCTCTTCATCACGCCACTCCATCGAATTTTCTGGTAGTGAGCTGCATTCAAGCCATGcaaccaaaatcttcaatttaGATTTCCTAGAATCAATCCTTTTGATCTGTCCATAGTATTTGGGCAAGCCATCTTCATCACTGTACAATGCCCAGATCTGACCAATCTCAAATTTTTGCAGGGATTTATCAGCATCGAAGTTGTAAAATTCAGGGTCTGGAACTTCAATTGACACTTCTTCATGAGCATCATGATCTTGATTAGGTTTATTATGTTCAGGCCCCAAATTTATGATCTTCGGATCGCCCTGGTGTGTAGCTACATTCCCCATCATAGGTTTCCTTATATCTGACCATCTAGAAAATAACTCACTGGTACTACTTTTCTTGtctcttgcttcaatttcctcaGCACTAAAGAGCATAGAGGCGGGATCAAGCTCAACAGATCCTGATGGCACTCCTACTCCTTCATCACCAGTCAATTTAAAGGATGGAAGCCTGTGAGAGAACCTCAATAATTCACCTGGTGGAACTTGAAACGTGCCTTTTCCTTCTTCCACCATTTGACAAAAAACACTCACAAAGCCATTCACCTTCTCCAAGAGTGCAACACGTATTCCAACACCCTCAGCATACTCTGACAAAATTTCAACATACTCATATTCAAACTCACGCTTACAATTGGAGTCCAGATCAGAGCACCAGTTCACATTCCAGTCCTTAAAAATGGCCCAAGTCTCTCCCTTTCTTGGATATATCTTGTAAGTATTTTTAATCTTCTCCCAAGATATCAAATGAGAGAATATCCCAATATCTTCTGTGGTGTCAGACTGGCCTTGTGTGAATTTACCACAAGAAATTGGCAAGTTTGCATTTGCCCATTTTTTCCCATTATCATCATCAGGGTCCGCCTCCAGCCAGGTTATATGCACCTTGAACTCGGGAGCGTTAAGTTTCTTAATCCTAGCGTAAAATCTTGGCATCCCATTTTGATTATCATAAACAGCCCAGAGCTGCCCAACTTTAAAACATTCTTCCGTCCGGATCTTGTCAAAGTCATTGAAGTCATTTTGGGGAACAGAATACAGTGGCTCTGCAATTTTCTCATGGGAGCTTGTATCTGATGCAGAATTCTCATGAACTTTCTCTTTACTTTCTGAACTTTTCTCACCGTTCACCATCTTTTTGGCCTGAACCTTCGATGACTCTTCAAGACAAGCACTATCTTTCTGTTGCACCTTTTTCTCATCTCCTTTGGTGTTAGCCTCAGATTGGCCATTCATTTTAGATTCCTCCTCTTTAGAAGCATCTTCATTCTGTTCTTCAGTGGCACATGAGGATCCACTCCTCTTCCCCCTTTTTGATATAGGAATGTCATCATCATCACTTAGATTTTCCTTATAAGATACCTGCTGCTTACTCCGTGCAGATCTCCTAGGTTGCTCCCCGTAATATCCCTGATGAACACCATCCGTATCAACGACCACATCTTCTTCAGAGTCGGCGCTGCTTTCAGAGTCACTGCTTTCACTGGCTTCTACCACACGCTTTCTGTCTCCCTTTCTGTCTCTCTTCCGGTTCACCTTTTCTGAACCAATACCAGAAGAACCACCTACCTTCGGACCACTCTTTTGAAAAGATTCAGATTTGGGTTTTTCAGCAGTAAAGTTCCCCTGAGATTTCATTTCAACTTTGCTGAAACCACATTTTTGCTGGGGGTATGCCTGCTGATTGATGGTAGTTGGTGGTGCTTGCACATTTGTCTCATATGCAATGAAGGGCTTCTTGCAGCTTTGACAAGTAAGAGATTTGTGCAGGGCAGTTGCTCTATAATACTGGTACTTAACCTCACAAAATGGGCACATAGTCCAAAAAGTGGGCTGCTGTTGCTGCTGGTTCTGAGGATTCATGCCTGACAGATTGCTTCTGAAGTTGTGAATATTTGAATTCCAACTCGCCTTCATTGGGGGTCGATACTGCACATTTGTTTTACTAACAGAAGCCCTGCGTTTCATGTCATGCATGTTACGTTTGTCACGGTCCAAAAGTATTCTTTGTGCTTCTCCTATCAGCTTAAAAGCAGCTTCTGCACCGGAAAATTTGTTTTTGTCAGGGTGAAGTTGGAGAGCAAACTTTCTGTACTGCTTCTTAATTGTCAGTTCATCTGCTTTCTGATCAATCTGAAGAATGCCATACCAGTCCATCTCATTCCCAAACAATTTCTGTTCAGCAGAGCAATGCACTTCACACACCATAAGCATCTGAGATATGTTCTCCAGATCAGGATAGAGTTGTTGTGCCTTCACACCAATCTTACGAGCCCCTGCAAAATCCTTGCTTTCCATCTTCTTCTCAGCAATCCCCTTGGCCCTAATGGCCTCTTCTTTGTTGCAATCCATCAGTAATCTGGAGAACCTGAGCTGACTCAAATTCCTCTACTAGTGCATAAAATGAAAGTAAACATTGAAACCCCAAAAGTATGCTTCCAGATAAGCATTAGCCAAACTTAGAACCAAAACCAGTAAGAACCGACAAGAAAGGCTCAACTGTCAACGTTTTTCATACTCCCAAGTAACCCTGGCTGAGTATTGATTCCACAGAGGCCTATTATCTACAAAGACAAGAAAGAAATCAGGTTTCACGACGTGTCAAGCTCCACATCGCACATATTTAATTGGTATTACAATAAAAGAATGACACTGTCAACTGCATTTTGCAATTTAATAGAACAATTATACGCTTACTTATGTAGTGAAAACTTAGTCAGAGGAAGGGAAGAATTAGAATCATAAAATAATAATCTCACTAATGACCGACTAACCGTTACTACATATCAGAAAACAAATCAACTATTTCCAGAAACTTATGAACCCAGCAACACAATCCACATATATTGATAAAAAGAATCAGAAACCGTCCAAAGTAAAATTAGAACAATAAATACAAGTTAAATCTCCAGAATACAATCAATTGATTATCTAAAATATACACGTAtacatcaaaacaaagaaaccatcTATAATACAACAGTATCTTTGGAACCAATTTTAAGTCCtcaatttttggagattttgacctatttctcatattttgaattttgttttagAGGACAGAAAACTCATTAGATCTAACATACATACTGTGGACAAGACGACCAAAACCCCACATCGTAAGTAAAAACTtaacaaaactaaaagaaaaaagaaaagaaaaaacagctAAATCCTGCCTGCCTATCCCACAATGTGGAAGACAGACTTACACACCTAAAAGCTGCGAAAGTTTTGTATCTTAAAGCATGCACACTTCATACAAAGTGATGCTTTTCAAAAACCCTGTCAACCCGACAGAACCAAAAACTGATCTCACctacaacaaaaacaacaattCTACTCGCCATATGCCAACTCAATGAAAACCTCATCAACTATACCACATTGACCTTCCTCAAAACTACCAAAATAACCTAGACTCTACTAAAACTGGTGATCTTAACCCCGAAAAACACTGCAAGACTGCAAAGTGAGACGCGGCCGGAACATTAAAGCCTATAGCTGGACCAATGAATCGGTTTGAAAATAAAGTCAACTACTTTCTCCATTCAGTTCCAGACAGTATGAACTGGGCATGGCCATCATTGTCAGTTTGTGAACCAAACACAatacaaccaaagcccttaacATTCAACCATATCCAAGCAAACCCTAACTTCCCCAACacaagaaaaatacaaaagaaactgAAAAAACCAATGtaattcatgaaaataataCAGATCAATAAAGCAGACCCATAACACCAtaagaaaaaatataataaaccCTAAATTCATCTGGGGTTGTTCGAATTAAAGATGAAAACTTTGAAAAATTTGGGggcaaaaatacaaaaaaacacAAACTTGGGGAAGCACAAAATCGATATGGGTTCAGAAAAGGGAGCGCTTACAGCAATTGGGCAATTGCGAGTAGTTGGGGCAGTCGCTTCTACGAACTTGGGGCAATTGCGACTACGAACTGGGGCAATTGCAAATTTGGTGTTTTTAGGGCAGAAAAGAAATGCAAATAGGAAATTCCTCCCTCAGTTTGGGTTTATTGTAAACTGTGTTGTAATTTCTTGCAACTTTTGGGGCTTTTGTTTGTTACTTT belongs to Rosa chinensis cultivar Old Blush chromosome 4, RchiOBHm-V2, whole genome shotgun sequence and includes:
- the LOC112196366 gene encoding uncharacterized protein LOC112196366; the encoded protein is MDCNKEEAIRAKGIAEKKMESKDFAGARKIGVKAQQLYPDLENISQMLMVCEVHCSAEQKLFGNEMDWYGILQIDQKADELTIKKQYRKFALQLHPDKNKFSGAEAAFKLIGEAQRILLDRDKRNMHDMKRRASVSKTNVQYRPPMKASWNSNIHNFRSNLSGMNPQNQQQQQPTFWTMCPFCEVKYQYYRATALHKSLTCQSCKKPFIAYETNVQAPPTTINQQAYPQQKCGFSKVEMKSQGNFTAEKPKSESFQKSGPKVGGSSGIGSEKVNRKRDRKGDRKRVVEASESSDSESSADSEEDVVVDTDGVHQGYYGEQPRRSARSKQQVSYKENLSDDDDIPISKRGKRSGSSCATEEQNEDASKEEESKMNGQSEANTKGDEKKVQQKDSACLEESSKVQAKKMVNGEKSSESKEKVHENSASDTSSHEKIAEPLYSVPQNDFNDFDKIRTEECFKVGQLWAVYDNQNGMPRFYARIKKLNAPEFKVHITWLEADPDDDNGKKWANANLPISCGKFTQGQSDTTEDIGIFSHLISWEKIKNTYKIYPRKGETWAIFKDWNVNWCSDLDSNCKREFEYEYVEILSEYAEGVGIRVALLEKVNGFVSVFCQMVEEGKGTFQVPPGELLRFSHRLPSFKLTGDEGVGVPSGSVELDPASMLFSAEEIEARDKKSSTSELFSRWSDIRKPMMGNVATHQGDPKIINLGPEHNKPNQDHDAHEEVSIEVPDPEFYNFDADKSLQKFEIGQIWALYSDEDGLPKYYGQIKRIDSRKSKLKILVAWLECSSLPENSMEWRDEEMPISCGKFEVKRNQVQDYDSTMSFSHLVKAVPVSRTEFDILPKSGEVWALYKNWTPDISTSGLATCDYDIVEVCEDNGLQRKVLILRRVDGFNSVFKVEVKGGSAETMTIPKVELLRFSHSIPSFRLTEEKGGSLRGCWELDPAALPVRYFSQK